From the genome of Ananas comosus cultivar F153 linkage group 18, ASM154086v1, whole genome shotgun sequence, one region includes:
- the LOC109724504 gene encoding rapid alkalinization factor-like: protein MASPRRSTLLLFVLLAASALIVSGSGGGEEFRWAASSSRRSCEGTVGECNVGDDDGGDGMFDASAAHRRALATITGYISYDALRSDSVPCSLRGASYYNCQPGADANPYSRGCSVITLCRSLR, encoded by the coding sequence atggcGTCGCCGCGACGATCGACGCTTCTTCTTTTCGTCCTTCTCGCCGCCTCCGCGCTTATCGTATcgggcagcggcggcggcgaggagtTCAGGTGGGctgccagcagcagcaggaggagCTGCGAGGGGACGGTGGGGGAGTGTAACGTCGGTGACGACGACGGTGGTGACGGCATGTTCGACGCAAGCGCTGCGCACCGGCGGGCTCTGGCGACGATAACCGGATACATCAGCTACGACGCGCTGCGCAGCGACAGCGTGCCGTGCTCGCTGCGCGGCGCGTCCTACTACAACTGCCAGCCCGGGGCCGACGCCAACCCTTACTCCCGCGGCTGCTCCGTCATCACCCTCTGCCGCAGCCTCCGCTAG
- the LOC109724505 gene encoding probable histone-arginine methyltransferase CARM1 isoform X2: protein MDRPRPPPLSPKSKEARERDMRENIWWGVRDLTFLYPADLADVPPVVANALIGRDTDGSGHTILKFLYTDHTTYCDIDLVNSQLFRLDENVLLCVSQDANDGCGEKKSYSTAFTFELRSEDECTRFYKKFQHFKRTMTDEKAGKPLENGSVNPPKSKFDNKIEASSAKMYFHYYGQLLHQQNMLQDYVRTGTYYAAVMENRADFEGRVVVDVGAGSGILSLFAAQAGAKHVYAVEASEMAEYARKLVCGNPSLGQRITVIKGKIEEVELPEKADVLISEPMGTLLVNERMLESYVIARDRFLGPNGKMFPSLGRIHMAPFSDEYLYVEIANKALFWQQQNYYSVDLTPLYNSAFQGYFSQPVVDAFDPRVLVSPPISHKLDFTRMKEEDLYDIDIPLNFVASVGTRVHGLACWFDVLFGGSSVQRWLTTAPGAPTTHWYQLRCVLAQPLYVMAGQEITGRLHLVAHSAQSYSINLTLSAKMWGVGAEQGGILQTSSGKLELKEPYYRLSQPQPYMVQDQQPPQQATPLFENPSQMQDEGGPIVVPVDPNRNSADLEQ, encoded by the exons ATGGAtcggcctcgccctcctcctctctcgCCCAAATCGAAGGAGGCAAGGGAGCGGGACATGCGGGAGAATATCTGGTGGGGCGTCCGCGACCTTACCTTCCTGTACCCGGCCGATCTAGCGGACGTCCCCCCCGTCGTCGCCAACGCCCTCATCGGCCGCGACACCGACGGATCCGGCCACACGATCCTCAAGTTCCTCTATACCGACCACACCACCTACTGCGACATCGATCTCGTCAACTCCCag CTGTTCAGGTTGGATGAGAATGTCTTGCTGTGTGTTAGCCAGGATGCCAATGACGGCTGCGGTGAGAAG AAGTCATATTCGACCGCATTTACGTTTGAACTTCGATCAGAAGATGAATGCACAAGATTCTATAAGAAATTTCAACACTTCAAACGAACGATGACTGACGAAAAAGCTG GTAAACCTTTGGAGAATGGATCAGTAAATCCTCCTAAAAGCAAGTTTGATAATAAAATAGAGGCATCCTCTGCCAAGATGTACTTTCATTATTATGGCCAGCTACTGCATCAGCAGAACATGCTGCAAGATTATGTGAGGACAG GAACATATTATGCTGCAGTAATGGAGAATCGTGCAGACTTTGAAGGGCGTGTTGTGGTTGATGTTGGGGCAGGCAGTGGTATTCTTTCACTGTTTGCTGCTCAG GCTGGTGCCAAACACGTCTATGCAGTAGAGGCGTCTGAGATGGCTGAATATGCTCGGAAGCTGGTGTGTGGGAACCCATCTCTTGGTCAGCGGATAACG GTTATTAAAGGGAAAATTGAAGAAGTTGAACTTCCTGAAAAGGCTGACGTTCTGATTTCTGAGCCCATGG GAACTTTGTTAGTCAATGAGAGGATGCTGGAGTCCTATGTGATCGCGAGAGATAGATTCCTTGGACCTAATGGAAAAATGTTTCCATCCCTTGGCAG GATACACATGGCTCCATTTTCTGATGAATATCTGTATGTTGAAATTGCAAATAAG GCCCTCTTTTGGCAGCAGCAGAACTACTATAGTGTTGATCTTACCCCATTATATAATTCTGCTTTCCAGGGATATTTCTCGCAG CCTGTGGTTGATGCGTTTGATCCAAGGGTATTAGTGTCACCACCGATAAGTCACAAGCTAGACTTTACGCGCATGAAG GAAGAAGACCTTTATGACATCGACATTCCTTTGAATTTCGTAGCATCTGTTGGGACTAGGGTGCATGGGCTGGCTTGCTGGTTTGATGTCTTGTTTGGCGGCAG TTCCGTGCAAAGATGGCTTACCACTGCTCCTGGTGCCCCTACAACCCATTGGTATCAACTCCGTTGTGTGCTCGCCCAGCCCTTGTATGTTATGGCGGGGCAGGAAATCACCGGGCGTCTCCACTTGGTGGCCCACAGTGCTCAGAGCTACTCAATTAACTTGACATTGTCCG CTAAAATGTGGGGTGTTGGTGCCGAGCAAGGAGGAATTCTTCAGACATCTTCTGGTAAACTTGAATTGAAAGAACCATACTACAGGCTGTCTCAACCGCAGCCCTACATGGTGCAAGATCAACAGCCGCCTCAACAAGCTACGCCGCTATTT GAAAATCCCTCACAAATGCAAGATGAGGGCGGTCCGATTGTAGTACCAGTAGACCCAAATCGGAACTCTGCAGATTTAGAGCAATAG
- the LOC109724505 gene encoding probable histone-arginine methyltransferase CARM1 isoform X3: MDRPRPPPLSPKSKEARERDMRENIWWGVRDLTFLYPADLADVPPVVANALIGRDTDGSGHTILKFLYTDHTTYCDIDLVNSQLFRLDENVLLCVSQDANDGCGEKKSYSTAFTFELRSEDECTRFYKKFQHFKRTMTDEKAGKPLENGSVNPPKSKFDNKIEASSAKMYFHYYGQLLHQQNMLQDYVRTGTYYAAVMENRADFEGRVVVDVGAGSGILSLFAAQAGAKHVYAVEASEMAEYARKLVCGNPSLGQRITVIKGKIEEVELPEKADVLISEPMGTLLVNERMLESYVIARDRFLGPNGKMFPSLGRIHMAPFSDEYLYVEIANKALFWQQQNYYSVDLTPLYNSAFQGYFSQPVVDAFDPRVLVSPPISHKLDFTRMKEEDLYDIDIPLNFVASVGTRVHGLACWFDVLFGGSSVQRWLTTAPGAPTTHWYQLRCVLAQPLYVMAGQEITGRLHLVAHSAQSYSINLTLSAKMWGVGAEQGGILQTSSGKLELKEPYYRLSQPQPYMVQDQQPPQQATPLFDFVEAGKSLTNAR, from the exons ATGGAtcggcctcgccctcctcctctctcgCCCAAATCGAAGGAGGCAAGGGAGCGGGACATGCGGGAGAATATCTGGTGGGGCGTCCGCGACCTTACCTTCCTGTACCCGGCCGATCTAGCGGACGTCCCCCCCGTCGTCGCCAACGCCCTCATCGGCCGCGACACCGACGGATCCGGCCACACGATCCTCAAGTTCCTCTATACCGACCACACCACCTACTGCGACATCGATCTCGTCAACTCCCag CTGTTCAGGTTGGATGAGAATGTCTTGCTGTGTGTTAGCCAGGATGCCAATGACGGCTGCGGTGAGAAG AAGTCATATTCGACCGCATTTACGTTTGAACTTCGATCAGAAGATGAATGCACAAGATTCTATAAGAAATTTCAACACTTCAAACGAACGATGACTGACGAAAAAGCTG GTAAACCTTTGGAGAATGGATCAGTAAATCCTCCTAAAAGCAAGTTTGATAATAAAATAGAGGCATCCTCTGCCAAGATGTACTTTCATTATTATGGCCAGCTACTGCATCAGCAGAACATGCTGCAAGATTATGTGAGGACAG GAACATATTATGCTGCAGTAATGGAGAATCGTGCAGACTTTGAAGGGCGTGTTGTGGTTGATGTTGGGGCAGGCAGTGGTATTCTTTCACTGTTTGCTGCTCAG GCTGGTGCCAAACACGTCTATGCAGTAGAGGCGTCTGAGATGGCTGAATATGCTCGGAAGCTGGTGTGTGGGAACCCATCTCTTGGTCAGCGGATAACG GTTATTAAAGGGAAAATTGAAGAAGTTGAACTTCCTGAAAAGGCTGACGTTCTGATTTCTGAGCCCATGG GAACTTTGTTAGTCAATGAGAGGATGCTGGAGTCCTATGTGATCGCGAGAGATAGATTCCTTGGACCTAATGGAAAAATGTTTCCATCCCTTGGCAG GATACACATGGCTCCATTTTCTGATGAATATCTGTATGTTGAAATTGCAAATAAG GCCCTCTTTTGGCAGCAGCAGAACTACTATAGTGTTGATCTTACCCCATTATATAATTCTGCTTTCCAGGGATATTTCTCGCAG CCTGTGGTTGATGCGTTTGATCCAAGGGTATTAGTGTCACCACCGATAAGTCACAAGCTAGACTTTACGCGCATGAAG GAAGAAGACCTTTATGACATCGACATTCCTTTGAATTTCGTAGCATCTGTTGGGACTAGGGTGCATGGGCTGGCTTGCTGGTTTGATGTCTTGTTTGGCGGCAG TTCCGTGCAAAGATGGCTTACCACTGCTCCTGGTGCCCCTACAACCCATTGGTATCAACTCCGTTGTGTGCTCGCCCAGCCCTTGTATGTTATGGCGGGGCAGGAAATCACCGGGCGTCTCCACTTGGTGGCCCACAGTGCTCAGAGCTACTCAATTAACTTGACATTGTCCG CTAAAATGTGGGGTGTTGGTGCCGAGCAAGGAGGAATTCTTCAGACATCTTCTGGTAAACTTGAATTGAAAGAACCATACTACAGGCTGTCTCAACCGCAGCCCTACATGGTGCAAGATCAACAGCCGCCTCAACAAGCTACGCCGCTATTT GATTTTGTTGAAGCAGGAAAATCCCTCACAAATGCAAGATGA
- the LOC109724505 gene encoding probable histone-arginine methyltransferase CARM1 isoform X1, which yields MDRPRPPPLSPKSKEARERDMRENIWWGVRDLTFLYPADLADVPPVVANALIGRDTDGSGHTILKFLYTDHTTYCDIDLVNSQLFRLDENVLLCVSQDANDGCGEKKSYSTAFTFELRSEDECTRFYKKFQHFKRTMTDEKAGKPLENGSVNPPKSKFDNKIEASSAKMYFHYYGQLLHQQNMLQDYVRTGTYYAAVMENRADFEGRVVVDVGAGSGILSLFAAQAGAKHVYAVEASEMAEYARKLVCGNPSLGQRITVIKGKIEEVELPEKADVLISEPMGTLLVNERMLESYVIARDRFLGPNGKMFPSLGRIHMAPFSDEYLYVEIANKALFWQQQNYYSVDLTPLYNSAFQGYFSQPVVDAFDPRVLVSPPISHKLDFTRMKEEDLYDIDIPLNFVASVGTRVHGLACWFDVLFGGSSVQRWLTTAPGAPTTHWYQLRCVLAQPLYVMAGQEITGRLHLVAHSAQSYSINLTLSAKMWGVGAEQGGILQTSSGKLELKEPYYRLSQPQPYMVQDQQPPQQATPLFQENPSQMQDEGGPIVVPVDPNRNSADLEQ from the exons ATGGAtcggcctcgccctcctcctctctcgCCCAAATCGAAGGAGGCAAGGGAGCGGGACATGCGGGAGAATATCTGGTGGGGCGTCCGCGACCTTACCTTCCTGTACCCGGCCGATCTAGCGGACGTCCCCCCCGTCGTCGCCAACGCCCTCATCGGCCGCGACACCGACGGATCCGGCCACACGATCCTCAAGTTCCTCTATACCGACCACACCACCTACTGCGACATCGATCTCGTCAACTCCCag CTGTTCAGGTTGGATGAGAATGTCTTGCTGTGTGTTAGCCAGGATGCCAATGACGGCTGCGGTGAGAAG AAGTCATATTCGACCGCATTTACGTTTGAACTTCGATCAGAAGATGAATGCACAAGATTCTATAAGAAATTTCAACACTTCAAACGAACGATGACTGACGAAAAAGCTG GTAAACCTTTGGAGAATGGATCAGTAAATCCTCCTAAAAGCAAGTTTGATAATAAAATAGAGGCATCCTCTGCCAAGATGTACTTTCATTATTATGGCCAGCTACTGCATCAGCAGAACATGCTGCAAGATTATGTGAGGACAG GAACATATTATGCTGCAGTAATGGAGAATCGTGCAGACTTTGAAGGGCGTGTTGTGGTTGATGTTGGGGCAGGCAGTGGTATTCTTTCACTGTTTGCTGCTCAG GCTGGTGCCAAACACGTCTATGCAGTAGAGGCGTCTGAGATGGCTGAATATGCTCGGAAGCTGGTGTGTGGGAACCCATCTCTTGGTCAGCGGATAACG GTTATTAAAGGGAAAATTGAAGAAGTTGAACTTCCTGAAAAGGCTGACGTTCTGATTTCTGAGCCCATGG GAACTTTGTTAGTCAATGAGAGGATGCTGGAGTCCTATGTGATCGCGAGAGATAGATTCCTTGGACCTAATGGAAAAATGTTTCCATCCCTTGGCAG GATACACATGGCTCCATTTTCTGATGAATATCTGTATGTTGAAATTGCAAATAAG GCCCTCTTTTGGCAGCAGCAGAACTACTATAGTGTTGATCTTACCCCATTATATAATTCTGCTTTCCAGGGATATTTCTCGCAG CCTGTGGTTGATGCGTTTGATCCAAGGGTATTAGTGTCACCACCGATAAGTCACAAGCTAGACTTTACGCGCATGAAG GAAGAAGACCTTTATGACATCGACATTCCTTTGAATTTCGTAGCATCTGTTGGGACTAGGGTGCATGGGCTGGCTTGCTGGTTTGATGTCTTGTTTGGCGGCAG TTCCGTGCAAAGATGGCTTACCACTGCTCCTGGTGCCCCTACAACCCATTGGTATCAACTCCGTTGTGTGCTCGCCCAGCCCTTGTATGTTATGGCGGGGCAGGAAATCACCGGGCGTCTCCACTTGGTGGCCCACAGTGCTCAGAGCTACTCAATTAACTTGACATTGTCCG CTAAAATGTGGGGTGTTGGTGCCGAGCAAGGAGGAATTCTTCAGACATCTTCTGGTAAACTTGAATTGAAAGAACCATACTACAGGCTGTCTCAACCGCAGCCCTACATGGTGCAAGATCAACAGCCGCCTCAACAAGCTACGCCGCTATTT CAGGAAAATCCCTCACAAATGCAAGATGAGGGCGGTCCGATTGTAGTACCAGTAGACCCAAATCGGAACTCTGCAGATTTAGAGCAATAG